GTCAGTACGGGATATCCCCGGAATTTGTTCGAAGTAGCGGGACTTTTACCACAGCGTCGGTTGTGGTAAAAGTCTTTTTTATCCCCTTATATGTAGAAATTAGCGCTGGGACAGAGTTTCCCGAGGCGCTCCGCGACGATATTCAAAACTGCAAGGAGATTATGACCATGAAACTAAAACGTTTTTTCGCTGTGTTCCTCATTCTCGCGCTTTGTCTGAGCCTGTGTTCTATGGCTGCGTTTGCAGCGTCAACTATCACGCTTCCATACAGTTATGATTTCAGTGATGCGTCAGAACTGAATAATTGGAAGCTTATATATCACGCTTCAAGCGATAGTTCTGATCACAGCGGCATTTATAATGATTATGGTAATAACCTCTTTAGGTTTTATTATATGACTAAAACTTATGGGGATAATTATTTGATCTCGCCGGAGATTTCCGGAGGATCAGCCGTTACCTTCAGTTTCAGATGCAAGGCGGGACACAAATCATATTCGGAATCATTAACCGTAGGTTATTCGACCACAAATAATGACGTGGGCAGCTTCACCTTCCTAAATACTGATATCGATATTCAAAAAGACGATGAAGAATGGCATACTGTTTCTGAATCCTTCCCCGCCGGAACAAAGTACGTAGCTATACGATATTATGAGCATGGCGATGATAGTGCAGCTTTATTTATCGATGATATCAGCATCACCGAAGACAGTGTTACCGATTATGATCTTTACGTTGCCGGGACCCAGGTGACCAGCGCCAATGCTGCGGACCTGTCCGTGATCAGCGGCGTCAGCGTGGCGCCGGGCGGTGAAGCAAGTTATGACGCTTCAGCCAACACCCTGACCCTGAACGGGGCGACGATCACGGGCCTTGACAGCGCCTCTGTAAGCAGTTACGACGAGGACGGCGGCATCGTGTATGCCGGAAGTGAAGCCTTCACGATAAATGTCACCGGCGGCGACTCTGTCATTACCGGCGGCAATACAAATCGGAACTCATCGTCGGGACTGTTCATCGGCGATCCAAACGACGTGTGGTCATATTCCGGGAGCTTCAATGTCGGGATAAACATTGCCGATGGAGCATCCCTCACACTCACCGGCGGCGTACCTGAAACTACGTATGCATATGCTGCGAGCAGTGGTCTGCACAGCATGACCACCGGTACGCTGACTGTTTCCGGAGCGGGTACGCTGAACGCAAACGGCGGGGCAAGTATTTACAGCTACGGCTTGATCGCGAACGGATCGCTCGTGCTGTCCGATTCCGGCAGCGTCAATGCCAAAGGGGCCGACGCCGGTAGCTTCAGCTGCGGAATTACGGCTTACGACGTCTATGTGAACGGAATGACCGTTATCGCACAAAGCGGCAGCGCAGATACGGAAAGCGGCGGCATTCTGGTGCAGGGCGGCTGGATGAACCGTGGCGACGTAACCATCACGGCAGGCTCTGTTACAGCTGAGGCAGGGACCGCATCCCTAAGCCGCGGGATCGTCTTTGATAAGGATATGACTGTCAGCGGCGGAACGGCGAAGGCCTCGGGCAATACTGTCGCTCTGAGCAAACCGCCGGTTCTTGGAAGCGGCGTCACTGCCGGAGGCAGTGCTGATGCAGACGGAAGCGGCGCAGTGCCTTACAACTCCGATGACAACGCTTCTTACAAGTGGGTCCAGATCCCCTTTGACCCCGCCGTCTCCTCCGTCGAGCTTGACGGCTCAAAAGCCGTCGTGACCTTGGCAAAGAGCGGGGCCGGGCACACGCTCTATCTGGCCGGCTACACCGCCTCCGGGCAGATGCTGGAGGTGTTCGTTCGGGCGGTGCAGAGCGGTGTAAACGAGTACGCGTTCACCCTCAACAAGTCGGCGGCTTACGTCAAGGTATTCCTCACCGACGGGGATGCAAGGCCGCTGTGCGAGAGCGTAAAGCGCAGCTGACTTCCAAGGTGAAGAACAAGGCGGATACCCCTACCGCGACCCTTACCGCCGCCGCTTGCTTGACAAGGCAGCAGGCGGCAACAGATAAAAAGTTTCCCTTGTTTTTGCCCTATAAGTGCAAAAACAAGGGAAAACGTAGCCTTTTATTACAGCATACCTGCGAAAAAATGCAGGAAAATCAATATGTTTCAGAGATCCGGACAGACAAACCGGAAATCACAGAGCTTTGAATTTTTCCTTTTTGCGCTTGCATCTGGGGCAGCGCCAGTCGTCCGGGAGATCCTCAAACTTTGTTCCCGCGGGAATATCATGTTTCGGATCGCCCTTCTTTGGATCATAAATATAGCCGCACGGACATTTGTAGCGTCCGTCGCCCAAACTTACCGCATCAAGTTTATCGTTTTCTGCCATCTTTATTACCTCCCTTGTGTCTTTTGGGATTTAGGCCTTACTAAACTTTTCTTTCGTCTTTTTGCAGCGCGGACATTTCCAGTCGTCCGGCAGATCTTCAAATGCGACGCCGTCATGTTCCGCAGGATCATATACATAGCCGCAGACGGAGCATACATACTTGCCGGTTGCCTCTGTCTTTGAAAAATCAACTTCGGCCAATACCGTAGGAACAGGATCATTAAGATCCATCACACGCTTTGCCTCAAGATTTTCATAACCCTGCGGCGTGTGTGTCCCGCAGTAAACCGTCGGATGATCGCGAACAAAATCACGGACGCGATCAAGCGTCTCGCGCGCTGCGGGAAGATCATCAAACACCACCGAAAGCTTATTCTCATACAGCGCATCATCCGTGTAGGTGATATCTCCGTGGAGCATATAGAACAAACCGTCGTTTTCTACGATAACGATGCTGTTTCCGTTGGTGTGGCCTTTCGCTTTGATGAAATAAATTCCATCCGCGATCTTCTGACATTTGGGGAAGTTGTAATACGCGCCGTCCGTATATTCGACAGGTACAATATTATCTAATTCCTGAAGCTCCTCAGCGGATGTTTCCTCTGCGCCGACATAGACCTTTGCATTAGGGAAGGATCTAAGTTCACCGGTATGGTCGGCATGCTTATGCGTCACAAGGATTTTCGTCACCTGCTTTGGATCATACCCAAGAGCTGCGAATGCCTCCATGTAGCTTTGGATGTCTTTTCCCGTATAAAGCAGGCTATTTTCATCCGGCACTTCCTCGGGCATTTCGACCGGTATTCCTGTGTCGACAAGAATGACCTCATCGCCGGTATCGATCAGGTAGTTCTGCAAACTGCCGCGATAGCGTATATTCTTATCAAACTTATCCATGCCTTCCTCGCCGCCAAAGATGAAGGGCTGGGTGTAAAAACCGTCTTTTCTGAATTTTACCGCTTTTATCTCCATATTTATACCTCCATTTGCATAATCGCCTTATCCAGTAATTTCTTCAGCGCTATAAGCTCGTCGCGTTCGAGTTTCAGACAGCCTTCCATTTCGAAGGGCACCTTTATCGCCTGATCCTTCAGCGCATTTCCCGCTGCCGTCAGTTCAACAAACAGTTTTCTTTGATTCGCTTCAGGGCGGATGCGTGTGATGTGACCCTGCTTCTCCATCCGTTTGAGAAGCGGCGCCAGCGTTCCT
The DNA window shown above is from Clostridia bacterium and carries:
- a CDS encoding choice-of-anchor J domain-containing protein produces the protein MKLKRFFAVFLILALCLSLCSMAAFAASTITLPYSYDFSDASELNNWKLIYHASSDSSDHSGIYNDYGNNLFRFYYMTKTYGDNYLISPEISGGSAVTFSFRCKAGHKSYSESLTVGYSTTNNDVGSFTFLNTDIDIQKDDEEWHTVSESFPAGTKYVAIRYYEHGDDSAALFIDDISITEDSVTDYDLYVAGTQVTSANAADLSVISGVSVAPGGEASYDASANTLTLNGATITGLDSASVSSYDEDGGIVYAGSEAFTINVTGGDSVITGGNTNRNSSSGLFIGDPNDVWSYSGSFNVGINIADGASLTLTGGVPETTYAYAASSGLHSMTTGTLTVSGAGTLNANGGASIYSYGLIANGSLVLSDSGSVNAKGADAGSFSCGITAYDVYVNGMTVIAQSGSADTESGGILVQGGWMNRGDVTITAGSVTAEAGTASLSRGIVFDKDMTVSGGTAKASGNTVALSKPPVLGSGVTAGGSADADGSGAVPYNSDDNASYKWVQIPFDPAVSSVELDGSKAVVTLAKSGAGHTLYLAGYTASGQMLEVFVRAVQSGVNEYAFTLNKSAAYVKVFLTDGDARPLCESVKRS
- a CDS encoding MBL fold metallo-hydrolase → MEIKAVKFRKDGFYTQPFIFGGEEGMDKFDKNIRYRGSLQNYLIDTGDEVILVDTGIPVEMPEEVPDENSLLYTGKDIQSYMEAFAALGYDPKQVTKILVTHKHADHTGELRSFPNAKVYVGAEETSAEELQELDNIVPVEYTDGAYYNFPKCQKIADGIYFIKAKGHTNGNSIVIVENDGLFYMLHGDITYTDDALYENKLSVVFDDLPAARETLDRVRDFVRDHPTVYCGTHTPQGYENLEAKRVMDLNDPVPTVLAEVDFSKTEATGKYVCSVCGYVYDPAEHDGVAFEDLPDDWKCPRCKKTKEKFSKA
- a CDS encoding MarR family transcriptional regulator, whose protein sequence is MESDKYDKYNCIRLENQICFPMYACAKEVVRQYRKPLEKLGLTYTQYVVMMVLWEFGGMTEGELGRKVYLDSGTLAPLLKRMEKQGHITRIRPEANQRKLFVELTAAGNALKDQAIKVPFEMEGCLKLERDELIALKKLLDKAIMQMEV
- a CDS encoding rubredoxin, whose product is MAENDKLDAVSLGDGRYKCPCGYIYDPKKGDPKHDIPAGTKFEDLPDDWRCPRCKRKKEKFKAL